Proteins from a genomic interval of Brucella melitensis bv. 1 str. 16M:
- a CDS encoding mannitol dehydrogenase family protein, producing MPVRTSEPRLSNRTMSGLPSSVKVPAYDRSRITTGIAHLGIGAFHRAHQAAYTDAVLTSGSNEWGIVGVSLRRPDTRDALQIQDELYTLAIRDGDSEKLQVIGSIQNILVAPEDPQAVLDIMSHPDTRIVSLTITEKGYCRDAAVSGLDRSHPDIIYDLAHPATPRSALGFITEALRRRRAQGTAPFTVLSCDNLPANGETCKNVIVQFAGCTDTDLAHYIEETVAFPSTMVDRIVPATTDEDRISISRTLKVLDQWPITTEPFSQWVIEDRFPTGRPAWEIAGATFVQDVAAFELMKLRLLNGSHSTLAYLGFLAGHRTVSQTTAAPGFKQLIKALMEIEIAPTLPKLEGFDLSSYQAALIHRFENHALHHLTSQIAMDGSQKLPQRLLNTIQERLDGGGSIDLLALGVAAWMRYVTGKDEAGTPIDVRDPLSGQLLDQTQGKFAPDEIMDALLSFRQIFTARLAANELFREKLRLALGSLYAVGSAETVRRYAEIAM from the coding sequence ATGCCCGTGCGTACTTCGGAACCGCGCCTTTCCAACCGAACCATGTCGGGCTTGCCTTCCAGCGTGAAAGTACCGGCCTATGATCGCTCTCGAATAACGACAGGCATTGCCCATCTTGGCATCGGCGCCTTCCATCGTGCCCATCAGGCCGCGTATACGGATGCGGTTTTGACGAGCGGGTCAAATGAATGGGGAATTGTTGGTGTCTCACTACGCCGCCCCGATACCCGTGATGCGCTCCAGATACAGGATGAGCTCTACACTTTGGCAATCCGCGACGGTGATAGTGAAAAGCTTCAGGTCATTGGCAGTATCCAGAATATCCTGGTCGCGCCGGAGGACCCGCAAGCCGTTCTGGATATCATGAGCCACCCGGACACCCGCATTGTTTCATTGACAATCACCGAAAAGGGTTATTGCCGCGATGCGGCGGTGAGCGGGCTGGACCGGTCTCATCCCGATATTATTTATGATTTGGCTCATCCCGCGACACCACGCTCGGCCCTCGGCTTCATCACAGAAGCACTCAGGCGGCGGCGCGCCCAGGGAACGGCGCCGTTTACCGTTCTTTCCTGTGATAATCTGCCTGCCAATGGCGAAACCTGCAAAAACGTGATCGTGCAGTTTGCGGGATGCACGGACACAGATCTGGCGCATTACATTGAAGAAACGGTTGCCTTTCCGTCAACAATGGTCGATCGCATTGTACCGGCAACGACAGATGAAGACCGCATATCCATCAGCAGGACGCTGAAAGTTCTGGATCAATGGCCAATCACCACCGAGCCTTTCTCGCAATGGGTCATTGAAGACCGTTTCCCGACCGGGCGGCCTGCCTGGGAAATTGCTGGCGCAACCTTCGTGCAGGATGTAGCAGCTTTTGAATTGATGAAACTGCGCCTGCTCAATGGCAGCCATTCGACGCTTGCCTATCTGGGTTTTCTGGCAGGCCACCGGACCGTTTCCCAAACGACGGCGGCTCCCGGTTTCAAGCAACTCATTAAAGCTTTGATGGAGATCGAGATCGCTCCAACCTTGCCTAAGCTGGAGGGGTTCGATCTTTCGTCGTATCAAGCTGCACTGATCCATCGGTTTGAGAACCATGCCTTGCATCACCTCACCTCGCAGATAGCGATGGACGGCTCACAAAAGCTTCCGCAACGCCTGCTGAACACGATACAGGAACGATTGGATGGTGGAGGATCGATCGATCTGTTGGCGCTCGGTGTAGCGGCATGGATGCGTTATGTAACTGGCAAGGACGAAGCCGGAACTCCCATAGATGTGCGGGATCCCTTGTCCGGCCAACTGCTTGACCAGACGCAAGGCAAATTTGCACCTGACGAGATTATGGATGCGCTTTTGTCATTCCGGCAGATATTTACCGCTCGGCTTGCGGCAAATGAGCTGTTTCGGGAGAAGCTTCGGCTGGCTCTTGGCAGCCTTTACGCGGTCGGCTCTGCCGAAACCGTCCGCCGATACGCAGAAATTGCTATGTGA
- a CDS encoding DUF190 domain-containing protein translates to MELPRESTLLRIFVGEEDQTEDGKLLYEAIVNKAREMQMAGATVLRGPLGFGHSSILHTAKILRLSQDLPTVIEIVDAPEKIEHFIPQVMKMTQSCLITTEKVQVIHYGSNGSTKEKGD, encoded by the coding sequence ATGGAACTGCCGCGGGAATCGACATTATTACGCATCTTCGTTGGTGAAGAAGACCAGACGGAAGATGGGAAACTGCTATACGAAGCCATCGTCAACAAGGCCCGCGAGATGCAAATGGCGGGCGCGACCGTATTGCGGGGGCCGCTCGGCTTTGGCCATTCCAGCATTCTTCATACAGCAAAAATCCTGCGCCTTTCGCAGGATCTGCCGACCGTCATCGAAATCGTGGACGCCCCGGAAAAAATCGAACACTTTATTCCGCAGGTGATGAAGATGACCCAGAGCTGCCTCATCACGACGGAAAAAGTGCAGGTCATCCATTACGGCAGCAATGGTTCGACGAAAGAAAAAGGCGATTAA
- a CDS encoding glucuronate isomerase: MKLGPAWWFFDSPEGILRYRKLTTETAGFYNTVGFNDDTRAYLSIPARHDMARRVDCAYLAGLVADHRLEEDEAYEVAHDLAYRLAKQTYKL; the protein is encoded by the coding sequence TTGAAGCTTGGACCCGCATGGTGGTTCTTTGACAGTCCCGAAGGTATCCTGCGCTATCGCAAACTGACGACTGAAACTGCCGGTTTTTATAATACGGTGGGGTTCAACGACGATACGCGCGCTTATCTTTCGATACCGGCTCGCCACGACATGGCGCGCCGGGTTGATTGTGCCTATCTGGCAGGCCTCGTGGCAGATCACCGGCTAGAGGAAGATGAGGCATATGAAGTTGCCCATGATCTCGCCTACCGTTTGGCCAAACAGACCTACAAGCTTTGA
- the crcB gene encoding fluoride efflux transporter CrcB produces MSVEASILVLVGGFIGGVMRFFLSGYVGRRIGETFPWGTFVVNVSGAFVIGTAAGLGARLGGIFSTTIFHEFIMVGLLGGYTTVSSFCLQSVNLMLDGEQRQALFNIVASALLCVLAVAAGYGGIMWIMEWPG; encoded by the coding sequence ATGAGCGTTGAAGCTTCAATCCTGGTTCTTGTTGGCGGCTTTATCGGCGGCGTCATGCGCTTTTTCCTATCCGGTTACGTGGGACGGCGGATCGGCGAGACTTTTCCGTGGGGCACATTTGTCGTGAATGTGAGCGGGGCTTTCGTCATCGGCACGGCTGCCGGGCTTGGAGCAAGGCTTGGCGGCATTTTCTCCACCACTATATTTCATGAATTCATCATGGTCGGCCTTCTGGGCGGCTATACGACAGTGTCGTCCTTCTGCCTTCAGAGCGTCAACCTGATGCTGGACGGTGAGCAGCGACAAGCCTTGTTCAATATCGTGGCATCGGCGCTTCTTTGCGTTCTGGCCGTTGCCGCAGGATATGGTGGCATCATGTGGATAATGGAATGGCCAGGATGA
- a CDS encoding efflux RND transporter permease subunit — MNISEVFIRRPVATILLVIGGLIGGIAAYNQLPVAALPEADFPTINVSAQLAGASPDTMASSVATPLIKQFETIAGIDTISARSSLGNTSITLQFDLKRNIDAAAADVQAAIMRAQRRLPDNLTTPPSYRKTNPADAPVVILALTGDGARLTQMDDIAQNVISPALSTISGVAQALVYGSKTYAVRVEVDPDKLDSRNLSLSGLGETIAAANNQTPVGTLQNRSQALTVDAQTQRTNAGEFRNLIVAGSGNRIVRLSDVATVLDSVDNVNQDSWLDGKQTIALAVQRQPGSNTVAVVDAIRAKLPEIEAALPAHMHIAVVNDASVSIRAAVADVQRMLAITVCLVVLVIFLFLGQFWATMIPGLAVPLSLVATFAAMYACGFSIDNISLLALTLAVGLVVDDAIVMLENIVRHVEEGLAPFQAAIVGSQEVTTIISMSLSLVAVFLPILLMGGIVGRVLNEFGMVVTLAILSSAVVSLTVTPMLAARLPHKQAKPGRIAQMFNRVTESYGRAVGWCLRHRLLVMLLFVLSFLGSVWSFMTLPRSFFPQEDTGLVMISTQARQDISYQGMSELQKQAAAIVSANPAVEHVTATLGSGPGGATFNTGSMFVQLKPRQARPPLNQTLSELRKKLAGLPGLTAYLTPVQSLRFGGRSTQSQYQIVLQSLDADEARFWSQKLAEATKAEPETFVDVASDLQGNALQAHIAIDNDKAGSLGITSQAIRKTLEAAYGTLTVSQIQATGNSYDVIIELDQSQQWDETRLGALRAPTMSGVLVPLASFATITRTNGPVTVNQTGQLASVTLSYNLPAGVSLGTATDRLESLRNEIDMPVSVAMRPAGAAQIFAQSTGNMGLLIFAAIATIYIVLGVLYESFAHPLTILSGLPSAAFGALATLQLFGFDFSIIALIGLLMLIGIVKKNAIMMVDVALTLKRDENRKPDEAIHLAAVRRFRPIMMTTFCALLAAVPVALGHGQGSELRQPLGVAVVGGLILSQALTLFITPVIFVEIDRLANHRWFSRRKVSRADL; from the coding sequence ATGAATATTTCCGAAGTCTTCATTCGCCGTCCGGTTGCGACAATCCTGCTGGTGATAGGCGGGTTGATTGGCGGGATTGCAGCTTATAACCAGCTTCCGGTGGCGGCACTGCCGGAAGCGGATTTTCCGACCATCAATGTCTCCGCCCAGCTTGCAGGCGCTTCGCCCGATACGATGGCCTCCTCGGTCGCAACGCCCCTTATCAAGCAATTCGAGACCATTGCAGGCATCGATACGATCAGTGCCAGATCATCCCTTGGCAATACATCGATTACGCTGCAATTCGACTTGAAGCGCAATATCGATGCGGCGGCGGCTGATGTGCAGGCAGCCATCATGCGTGCGCAGCGGCGGCTGCCGGATAATCTGACGACGCCGCCGAGTTATCGCAAGACAAATCCCGCCGATGCGCCGGTTGTCATTCTGGCTTTGACAGGCGACGGCGCCCGCCTGACCCAGATGGATGACATTGCGCAGAATGTCATCTCGCCAGCCCTGTCCACTATTTCGGGTGTGGCGCAGGCGCTGGTCTATGGCTCAAAGACCTATGCGGTTCGCGTTGAGGTGGACCCTGACAAACTGGACAGCCGCAACCTGTCGCTATCGGGCCTTGGCGAGACCATTGCTGCGGCAAATAACCAGACCCCGGTTGGAACGCTGCAAAACAGGTCACAGGCCCTTACAGTCGATGCGCAAACCCAGCGCACGAATGCCGGGGAGTTCAGGAATCTGATCGTCGCGGGTAGCGGCAATCGCATTGTCCGCCTGTCCGATGTGGCAACGGTGCTGGACAGTGTGGATAATGTCAATCAGGATAGCTGGCTGGATGGAAAGCAGACGATTGCACTGGCGGTTCAGCGCCAGCCCGGTTCAAATACGGTGGCTGTTGTGGATGCGATCCGCGCCAAGCTTCCTGAAATCGAGGCAGCATTGCCTGCGCATATGCATATCGCCGTCGTCAACGATGCTTCCGTTTCCATCCGTGCAGCGGTGGCGGATGTTCAAAGGATGCTTGCCATCACCGTGTGCCTCGTGGTGCTGGTGATTTTCCTGTTTCTGGGGCAGTTCTGGGCAACGATGATCCCGGGATTGGCGGTTCCGCTTTCTCTGGTCGCAACATTTGCGGCGATGTATGCCTGCGGGTTTTCCATCGACAATATATCGCTTCTGGCGCTGACATTGGCCGTGGGGCTGGTGGTCGATGATGCTATCGTGATGCTCGAAAATATTGTCCGTCATGTGGAGGAGGGGCTTGCGCCATTTCAGGCCGCTATTGTCGGCAGCCAGGAAGTGACCACAATCATTTCCATGTCGCTGTCACTGGTCGCCGTTTTCCTGCCGATCCTGTTGATGGGCGGTATTGTCGGGCGGGTTCTGAACGAATTCGGCATGGTGGTAACGCTCGCAATCCTGTCCTCGGCCGTCGTCTCGCTGACGGTCACACCCATGCTTGCTGCTCGCCTGCCGCACAAACAGGCAAAACCCGGACGCATTGCGCAAATGTTCAACCGGGTAACGGAAAGCTATGGGCGCGCTGTCGGGTGGTGTCTGCGCCACCGGCTTCTGGTGATGCTGCTTTTCGTGCTGAGTTTTCTGGGGTCTGTATGGTCGTTCATGACATTGCCACGCAGCTTCTTCCCGCAGGAAGATACGGGCCTGGTGATGATTTCGACGCAAGCCAGGCAAGACATTTCCTATCAGGGAATGAGTGAATTGCAGAAACAGGCAGCAGCCATCGTTTCCGCTAATCCAGCGGTTGAACACGTTACGGCGACGCTGGGGAGCGGCCCCGGCGGGGCGACATTCAATACAGGTTCGATGTTTGTGCAGTTGAAACCGCGGCAGGCGCGCCCACCGCTCAACCAGACACTCAGCGAACTGCGAAAGAAACTTGCCGGTCTTCCCGGCTTGACGGCATATTTGACCCCGGTGCAAAGCCTGCGCTTTGGCGGGCGCAGTACGCAAAGCCAGTATCAGATCGTTTTGCAATCGCTTGATGCCGATGAAGCGCGCTTCTGGTCGCAAAAGCTTGCCGAAGCGACGAAGGCTGAGCCGGAGACTTTCGTGGATGTTGCCTCCGATTTGCAGGGCAATGCACTTCAGGCCCATATCGCTATCGACAACGACAAGGCAGGCAGTCTGGGTATTACATCGCAGGCAATTCGCAAAACGCTTGAAGCCGCATATGGAACACTGACGGTGTCGCAGATACAGGCCACTGGCAACAGTTATGATGTAATCATTGAACTTGACCAGAGCCAGCAGTGGGATGAGACCAGGCTTGGCGCACTTCGTGCCCCGACTATGTCGGGCGTGCTTGTTCCGCTGGCAAGTTTCGCGACGATTACCCGGACAAACGGGCCGGTCACGGTCAACCAGACAGGCCAGCTCGCATCCGTCACGCTTTCCTATAATCTGCCTGCGGGTGTTTCGCTCGGAACGGCAACGGATCGCCTGGAAAGCCTGCGCAATGAAATCGACATGCCTGTTTCGGTTGCAATGCGCCCCGCCGGTGCGGCACAGATTTTCGCTCAATCAACCGGGAATATGGGGCTTTTGATCTTTGCGGCGATTGCAACGATCTATATCGTTCTGGGTGTGCTTTATGAAAGTTTTGCCCATCCGCTGACAATCCTGTCCGGCCTGCCATCGGCGGCTTTCGGCGCGCTGGCAACGCTACAGCTTTTCGGCTTCGATTTTTCGATTATCGCCCTCATAGGTCTCCTCATGCTGATCGGCATCGTGAAGAAAAACGCCATCATGATGGTGGATGTGGCCCTGACATTGAAACGGGATGAAAACCGCAAACCGGATGAAGCTATCCATCTTGCGGCGGTTCGGCGGTTTCGCCCGATCATGATGACGACATTTTGCGCATTGCTGGCAGCGGTCCCCGTTGCGCTCGGTCATGGGCAGGGGTCTGAATTGCGCCAGCCGCTTGGTGTAGCAGTCGTGGGCGGCCTGATTTTAAGCCAGGCGCTGACGCTGTTTATCACGCCTGTGATTTTCGTTGAAATCGACCGGCTGGCAAATCATCGCTGGTTTTCACGCAGGAAAGTCTCCCGTGCGGATTTATAG
- the uxuA gene encoding mannonate dehydratase yields MRQAWRWFGPEAGVPLDAVRQAGATDIVSALHEVPIGQEWTSAQIVERKNLIESTPTGRHPLTWSVVESIPVSDDIKRSGKAARHDIGAWIASMEALARNDIKVICYNFMPVVDWCRTDLDYITSTGATAMRFDQDRFAAFDLHILRRKGAEKDYSEEDRIAARAIFEAMDETEIEQLIVNIASALPGSTTEPLTIPAFRKKLETYASIDAAHLRRNLVEFLEAVTPVADSLGVKLTLHPDDPPRSLFGLPRIASTEADYAAIFAAVPAQSNGMCFCTGSLGVRADNDLPAIARRFASRIHFSHLRATTREGDGRTFHEAAHLEGDVDMVGILRILLEEDRKRDAGQTIIFRSDHGHRMMDDLEKKVTPGYPVIGRMRGLAELRGIITALDACALEYDPNV; encoded by the coding sequence ATGCGTCAGGCATGGAGATGGTTTGGGCCGGAAGCTGGCGTTCCGCTGGATGCGGTGCGCCAGGCCGGAGCAACGGATATCGTTTCGGCACTGCATGAAGTTCCAATCGGCCAGGAATGGACGTCAGCCCAGATTGTCGAGCGCAAGAACCTGATCGAAAGCACGCCCACCGGGCGGCATCCCCTCACATGGTCCGTGGTCGAGAGCATTCCTGTTTCCGACGACATCAAGCGGAGCGGTAAAGCCGCCCGACATGATATTGGTGCCTGGATAGCCAGCATGGAGGCGCTGGCCCGCAATGATATCAAAGTCATCTGCTATAATTTCATGCCGGTCGTCGATTGGTGCCGCACCGACCTTGATTACATAACCTCGACAGGCGCAACGGCAATGCGCTTTGATCAGGACCGGTTTGCGGCTTTCGATCTGCATATTTTACGGCGCAAAGGGGCCGAGAAGGACTATAGCGAGGAGGATCGCATCGCCGCCAGAGCAATCTTCGAGGCAATGGACGAGACGGAGATCGAGCAGCTCATCGTTAATATAGCCAGTGCTTTGCCTGGCTCCACGACCGAGCCGCTGACCATTCCCGCATTTCGTAAAAAGCTGGAAACCTATGCCAGTATCGATGCAGCGCACTTGCGCCGGAATCTGGTCGAATTCCTTGAAGCTGTAACGCCTGTGGCAGATTCGCTGGGCGTGAAATTAACCTTGCATCCAGATGATCCGCCGCGTTCGCTTTTTGGTTTGCCGCGTATAGCATCCACGGAAGCCGACTATGCGGCAATTTTTGCCGCTGTGCCTGCCCAATCCAACGGTATGTGTTTTTGTACGGGAAGCCTCGGTGTTCGTGCCGACAACGACCTGCCTGCCATTGCCCGGCGTTTTGCGTCCCGCATTCATTTCTCACATCTGCGTGCAACAACGCGCGAAGGCGATGGGCGTACTTTTCACGAGGCAGCCCATCTGGAAGGCGACGTGGATATGGTTGGTATCCTGCGTATACTGCTTGAGGAAGACCGGAAACGGGATGCGGGACAGACAATTATTTTTCGATCCGATCACGGCCATCGCATGATGGACGACCTGGAGAAAAAGGTTACGCCAGGTTATCCCGTTATTGGCCGAATGCGCGGACTGGCAGAACTACGTGGCATCATCACTGCCCTTGATGCCTGTGCGCTGGAATATGACCCAAACGTTTAG
- the crcB gene encoding fluoride efflux transporter CrcB, translating to MRNWRQAENIRLYIAVGCGAAIGALLRFLSGWVIVAILGANPLWGTSFVNIVGSFIIMFFATLTGPEGRWLVSPALRQFVMGGLCGGLTTFSSMSLDTFLLVLHGNAAFALAYLCGLVFLSLSAAMLGLIAAQRINR from the coding sequence ATGAGAAACTGGCGGCAAGCAGAAAATATCAGGCTTTATATCGCCGTCGGCTGCGGAGCGGCAATTGGAGCATTGCTGCGCTTCTTGTCGGGTTGGGTCATCGTTGCGATCCTTGGCGCAAACCCGCTCTGGGGTACATCATTCGTCAACATCGTTGGCTCATTCATCATAATGTTCTTTGCTACCCTTACAGGTCCGGAGGGGCGCTGGCTGGTGAGCCCCGCCTTGCGGCAATTCGTCATGGGCGGACTGTGCGGTGGCCTCACGACGTTTTCCTCCATGAGCCTCGATACATTCCTGCTTGTGCTGCATGGAAACGCCGCTTTTGCCCTGGCCTATCTGTGCGGCCTTGTGTTTCTTTCGCTCTCGGCAGCAATGCTGGGCCTCATAGCCGCACAGCGGATTAATCGATAA
- a CDS encoding MerR family transcriptional regulator produces MRGQTNAPRMTIADFLVGDGMKAKHEGETNGPFFRIGDLAQEFGLTLRALRFYEDKGLLRPRRAGVTRLCNLNDYARLRLVIFGRRIGFTLGEITELIGLWEQGLADPGQLSALRQSFIAKLTELEKKKVEIDDTIDELRTVLGRLSSLPG; encoded by the coding sequence ATGCGCGGGCAGACAAATGCACCGAGGATGACAATTGCCGATTTTCTGGTCGGTGATGGAATGAAGGCAAAGCATGAGGGCGAGACAAACGGCCCTTTTTTCAGAATAGGCGATCTGGCGCAGGAGTTCGGCCTGACGCTGCGTGCCTTGCGCTTCTATGAGGATAAGGGGTTGCTGCGCCCCCGGCGGGCGGGTGTGACGCGCCTTTGCAATCTGAACGATTATGCGCGGTTGCGGCTGGTCATCTTCGGGCGGCGCATCGGGTTTACGCTGGGCGAGATAACGGAGCTGATCGGGCTTTGGGAACAAGGCCTTGCCGATCCCGGCCAGCTATCGGCTTTGCGCCAGAGTTTCATCGCCAAACTGACCGAGCTTGAGAAGAAGAAGGTCGAGATCGACGATACGATCGACGAATTGCGCACAGTGCTGGGGCGCCTCTCTTCTTTGCCGGGATGA
- a CDS encoding efflux RND transporter periplasmic adaptor subunit: MLRNTVGTAVAIASTAVNSPEAGNVAVLAVKDGAIVKAGDLIAQLDDKAIRANIVKDTASLAKSQATLNGAEIQLKRTQDLVRKGGATSQSGDDALAALKVAQAQLQVDQAQLAADQVTLSYTKIVAPFTGQLGVVQVSPGAYLSAGSSVATLTRMSPIYAEFTLPETDLARIRAALKDGTLKTDVTVTSGEGKDVTESGRVDFIDNAVDPASGTVRLRATLDNRSGNFWPGQSLRISVELGKIDDLVLVPDVAVEPQENGSISYVVKPDNSVEIRPVSVALRADGMAGVRAGLQPGERVVIEGQDALSNGNRVKLVETKPDAKVSSD, encoded by the coding sequence GTGCTGCGCAATACGGTCGGCACTGCCGTGGCAATAGCGTCAACGGCGGTCAACAGCCCGGAAGCGGGCAATGTGGCGGTGTTGGCAGTGAAGGATGGTGCCATTGTCAAGGCGGGCGACCTTATCGCCCAGCTTGACGACAAGGCAATCCGCGCAAATATCGTAAAGGATACGGCTTCCCTCGCGAAGTCGCAGGCCACGCTGAACGGTGCGGAAATTCAGCTCAAACGTACGCAGGATCTGGTTCGGAAGGGGGGCGCCACGTCGCAGAGTGGCGATGATGCCCTGGCCGCATTGAAGGTGGCGCAAGCACAGCTACAGGTCGATCAGGCGCAACTTGCGGCGGATCAGGTGACGCTTTCCTATACAAAAATCGTGGCGCCCTTTACCGGGCAACTGGGCGTCGTTCAGGTTTCTCCGGGTGCTTATCTTTCTGCTGGCTCATCGGTTGCTACCCTCACCCGGATGTCACCGATCTATGCGGAGTTCACTCTTCCCGAAACGGACCTTGCGCGCATAAGGGCAGCCCTCAAGGACGGCACGTTGAAAACGGATGTGACGGTGACTTCCGGCGAGGGAAAGGATGTCACCGAAAGCGGCCGCGTCGATTTCATCGACAATGCAGTCGATCCGGCCAGTGGTACAGTGCGCTTGCGGGCGACGCTCGACAACCGATCCGGCAATTTCTGGCCGGGACAATCCCTGCGCATTTCAGTTGAATTGGGTAAGATCGATGATCTGGTGCTGGTTCCCGATGTCGCCGTGGAGCCACAGGAAAACGGTTCCATCAGTTATGTGGTCAAGCCTGACAATTCCGTCGAAATCAGACCTGTGAGCGTGGCCTTGCGTGCTGATGGCATGGCCGGCGTGCGGGCAGGCCTTCAACCGGGCGAAAGAGTGGTTATCGAAGGGCAGGATGCTCTTTCCAACGGCAACCGGGTAAAACTGGTCGAGACGAAGCCAGATGCCAAGGTTTCATCCGACTGA
- a CDS encoding GntR family transcriptional regulator yields the protein MRGRSAQPALEKQKNVADTESGAATGVKARTLPSRVAGVQRVTTAKLIYHELQQQIIRMELLPGTPLNEKALTEKYGVSRTPVREALIRLAEDRLVDVFPQSGTFVARIPVDAIPEAVVIRQALEGETAERAAANSTAAAIEKLDELIHLQTFYARKDKPGPFHETDDAFHETIAEIAGYPGIWQHLKPVKMQIDRARRMTMPILGRMEQVLREHHAIRDAISARDVHAAREAMKHHLSAVLPDIDELRKSRPDYFA from the coding sequence ATGAGAGGACGCAGTGCGCAACCGGCGCTTGAAAAACAGAAAAATGTGGCGGACACCGAGAGCGGTGCGGCCACAGGCGTAAAGGCGCGCACCTTGCCTTCGCGGGTGGCCGGGGTACAGCGCGTCACGACAGCCAAGCTCATCTATCATGAACTGCAACAGCAAATTATCCGGATGGAGCTTCTTCCCGGCACACCGCTCAATGAAAAGGCGTTGACCGAAAAATATGGCGTCAGCCGCACGCCGGTACGGGAAGCATTGATCCGCCTTGCCGAAGATCGTCTGGTCGATGTTTTCCCGCAATCGGGTACATTCGTGGCGCGCATTCCGGTTGATGCTATCCCGGAAGCTGTTGTCATACGACAGGCGCTGGAGGGAGAAACGGCAGAAAGGGCTGCCGCCAATTCAACCGCAGCCGCTATCGAGAAGCTGGACGAGTTGATCCACTTGCAGACTTTTTATGCCCGCAAGGACAAACCCGGTCCATTTCATGAAACCGATGACGCTTTCCACGAAACAATCGCGGAAATTGCTGGCTATCCCGGCATTTGGCAGCATCTCAAGCCGGTGAAAATGCAGATTGACCGCGCCCGCCGCATGACCATGCCGATTCTCGGGCGAATGGAGCAGGTGTTGCGTGAACATCATGCCATTCGCGATGCCATCTCGGCCCGTGATGTCCATGCCGCGCGCGAAGCCATGAAACATCATTTAAGTGCTGTTTTGCCGGATATTGACGAGTTGCGCAAAAGCCGTCCGGACTATTTTGCTTGA
- the uxaC gene encoding glucuronate isomerase, producing the protein MALNPDRLFSAEPGTREIARRLFASVEKLPIISPHGHTEPIWYARNEAFPDPASLFVKPDHYITRMLYSQGHSLESLGIASRDGRPSETDARKIWRLFATNWYLFRATPSRLWFEHAMETVFGITERLSQENADRIFDAIADQLTQPHMRPRALYDRFNIEAISTTDAATDPLIYHDEVIASGWHGRIIPAYRPDAAVDAGRPDFASEVEKLVGVAGTPLTWQGYLDAHRNRREYFKRRGATSSDHGHPTAQTADLSAGDASRLFDRVIKGNASTSDAEMFRAQMLTEMARMSIDDGLVMQIHPGSFRNHNPTVFERFGLDKGADIPRQTGFVDQLKPLLDAFGNDPRLTVILFTLDETALVANWRRSPATIQP; encoded by the coding sequence ATGGCACTCAACCCAGACCGTCTTTTTTCGGCCGAGCCGGGTACGCGCGAAATTGCGCGGCGCCTATTCGCATCCGTGGAAAAACTGCCGATCATCTCGCCGCACGGTCATACCGAACCCATATGGTACGCACGCAATGAAGCCTTTCCAGATCCCGCGAGCCTGTTTGTAAAGCCTGATCACTATATCACCCGAATGCTCTATTCGCAGGGGCATTCCCTCGAAAGCCTCGGCATTGCGTCGCGCGACGGACGGCCGAGTGAGACGGATGCACGCAAGATCTGGCGGCTGTTCGCCACCAACTGGTATCTGTTTCGCGCTACACCGTCCCGGCTTTGGTTTGAACATGCAATGGAAACCGTGTTCGGAATTACTGAACGGCTTTCTCAGGAAAATGCGGATCGCATTTTCGATGCAATAGCCGACCAGCTCACTCAGCCGCATATGCGGCCGCGCGCACTTTATGACCGCTTCAATATTGAAGCCATATCCACCACCGATGCTGCCACCGACCCGTTGATCTACCACGACGAAGTGATTGCCTCCGGCTGGCACGGCCGTATCATCCCTGCATATCGGCCCGATGCTGCGGTTGATGCCGGGCGCCCTGATTTTGCAAGTGAGGTTGAAAAGCTGGTTGGGGTGGCGGGCACGCCTTTGACCTGGCAAGGCTACCTTGATGCACACCGCAATCGACGAGAATATTTCAAGCGGCGCGGCGCAACTTCGTCCGACCATGGCCATCCGACTGCCCAAACGGCCGACCTTTCTGCGGGGGATGCTTCCCGGCTTTTTGATCGGGTCATCAAAGGAAATGCCAGCACATCGGATGCGGAGATGTTCCGGGCGCAGATGCTGACAGAGATGGCACGCATGAGTATTGATGATGGTCTGGTGATGCAGATCCATCCCGGTTCATTTCGCAATCACAATCCAACGGTATTTGAGCGTTTCGGGCTGGATAAGGGTGCCGATATCCCCCGACAGACTGGATTTGTCGATCAACTGAAACCTCTGCTGGATGCTTTTGGCAATGATCCGCGCTTGACCGTCATCTTGTTCACTCTCGATGAAACAGCCTTAGTCGCGAATTGGCGCCGCTCGCCGGCCACTATCCAGCCTTGA